In a single window of the Aridibaculum aurantiacum genome:
- a CDS encoding AraC family transcriptional regulator: MDQKGGSHKNIWYGLGRQRIEIPKPVLKSRVLNNALLKQLYLCSLGYYPKAAGHYTSRKKGLPENFLFYCVDGNGWYKIDDKQYNVGPNEFFILPRNVAHAYGSSVDHPWSIYWIHFGGDLLAHFNELQTVQTHLKPFHIKNSNDIPIAFSKMYKTLELGYSIDNLMFANMCLLHFITLFIFNSKHYVISPTDKTNPVDRAILFMQEHINDNISLNELSLHFNYSPSRFSSLFKHKTGYAPIDYFIQMKMQKACQELDFSDRSIKEIALTMGFDDPYYFSRRFSKVIGMSPTKYRSVKKD; encoded by the coding sequence ATGGATCAAAAAGGCGGATCGCACAAGAATATATGGTATGGCCTGGGGCGCCAACGGATAGAGATACCTAAACCAGTTTTGAAGTCGCGGGTACTAAATAATGCGCTGCTGAAGCAGCTGTATCTGTGCAGCCTCGGCTATTATCCAAAAGCAGCAGGGCATTACACATCAAGAAAAAAAGGACTACCAGAAAACTTCCTTTTTTACTGCGTGGATGGGAATGGTTGGTACAAAATAGATGATAAGCAATACAACGTAGGACCCAACGAATTTTTTATACTTCCGCGTAATGTTGCGCATGCTTATGGTAGCTCTGTAGATCATCCATGGAGTATCTATTGGATCCACTTTGGCGGCGATCTTTTAGCGCATTTCAATGAGCTGCAAACTGTACAAACACACCTGAAACCATTTCACATAAAGAACAGCAATGACATCCCGATAGCATTCTCAAAGATGTACAAAACGCTTGAATTAGGCTATAGTATCGACAACCTGATGTTTGCCAATATGTGCCTGCTTCACTTCATCACGCTGTTCATCTTCAATTCTAAACATTATGTTATAAGTCCTACAGATAAGACCAATCCTGTAGACCGGGCCATACTATTTATGCAGGAGCACATCAACGATAATATATCGCTAAATGAGTTGAGCCTGCACTTCAACTATTCGCCTTCCCGCTTTTCCAGCCTTTTTAAACATAAGACAGGTTATGCGCCCATTGATTATTTTATACAAATGAAAATGCAGAAGGCTTGCCAGGAACTGGACTTTTCTGATCGATCCATCAAAGAAATAGCACTTACTATGGGCTTTGATGACCCGTACTATTTCTCCCGGCGTTTCTCCAAGGTTATCGGAATGTCGCCAACAAAATATCGGTCGGTAAAAAAGGATTAA
- a CDS encoding SusC/RagA family TonB-linked outer membrane protein — protein MNQRMLRCSFALLFILLGFVSTFAQQRVITGTITAQDTKEPIAGVTVSIKGLTVSTSTNEKGEFSIPVGGSETVLRFSSIGYTYQEVNVGERSSINVVMNKDQKQLDEVVVVGYATQKKAHLTGAIETIKASEIEDLPVSNLGAALAGRVLGLGVSGGNTRPGSAAQLTIRNPLSLSKDGGSTSPLFVIDGIIQVAPNGANDDTWFNNLDASEVENITILKDAAAAVYGSRGAYGVVLVTTKRGKAGSPKISYSGSYGWNDEAYRTKMLSAYEFGQYMNIMNGPNGEAAQPSQNRFFTPDELDRFKRINYDWLDPVWKSAYNTRHSLNVSGGVDKATFFANVSYYAQNGNLSTLDFKRWTYRAGGDVRIGNSVKAGLQVAGNSSSRVKTFNKIGGENDENDYRNLLLTPRYIPSYIDGLPVRIPGTDQLSQYHFYEIERLGNLAADKDRALNVNMYVEYEAPFLKGLKGRVNFGKNFGFNNGSQIGTQYRLYNFVGSGTNRHILDSGATLPATNASQLFSNGNRLYYSNNNSENYQLNFMANYARQFGKHSVSGLFSVEKSEASNYQQDVWRDQPIPSTNGQFNTAFGTIDGRTSGNESGSLGYIGRVNYAYDDKYLAEILFRSDASTRFAPENYWGNFYSTSLGYVISKEKWFNIPAIDFLKLRYSFGKLGADNTRPWQWRQRYTFQNNGGTFGGTSVGAMSPGMRMEVAPNRNATWSEEYKNNLGVDAKFFRSRMSVTMEGFYNKGRNMLIERTEAVPVTVGGSVASENYAAVDFFGYELGLGWNDKIGRDFRWSIDTRFSWYDNIAHKDNFSPTADRFPWVRGPGQSRDNGKWGYDYLGMFKTPEDVQAYIAKHGITQVFGTPASQLKPGMLYYRDVRGPAIQNPDGSWTFAGPDGIIDENDQIQLAKRVNNNYGFGVTLRASYKGVSLDAVIAGSWGGYAEVDGNARKKMNNDISRNFQSRPAIWNNIYDPELNPTGTMPNPHWEAISLSPTSDFWRVSSFRARVRNINLNYSLSRSVAQMLHVSSARVVLTALNPFNLANPYTYKDSEGPYDIFPTLRTYSVGVNVTF, from the coding sequence ATGAACCAGCGCATGCTGCGATGCTCATTTGCTCTTCTCTTCATTCTTCTGGGCTTTGTAAGCACATTTGCCCAGCAAAGAGTGATCACAGGTACAATAACAGCCCAAGACACTAAAGAACCGATTGCCGGCGTCACTGTCAGCATCAAAGGTTTAACCGTCTCTACCAGCACCAACGAGAAAGGGGAGTTCTCTATCCCGGTTGGTGGAAGTGAGACAGTTCTTCGTTTCTCATCTATTGGTTATACATACCAGGAGGTAAACGTTGGCGAAAGATCATCCATCAACGTTGTAATGAATAAAGACCAGAAGCAACTGGATGAGGTGGTGGTTGTAGGTTATGCCACTCAAAAGAAGGCGCATCTTACAGGAGCCATCGAAACAATTAAAGCTTCTGAAATTGAAGATTTGCCGGTAAGTAATCTCGGTGCTGCATTAGCAGGACGTGTGCTTGGCCTCGGGGTAAGTGGAGGTAATACTCGCCCGGGTTCTGCTGCCCAGCTTACTATTCGTAATCCTCTATCTCTTTCTAAAGACGGTGGTTCTACAAGCCCGCTATTCGTTATTGACGGAATTATCCAGGTAGCTCCTAACGGTGCTAACGATGATACCTGGTTCAATAACCTGGATGCGTCGGAAGTAGAAAATATAACCATACTAAAAGATGCTGCCGCCGCTGTTTACGGTTCAAGGGGTGCATATGGTGTTGTATTGGTAACTACCAAGCGCGGTAAAGCCGGTTCTCCAAAAATCAGCTACAGCGGTTCTTATGGCTGGAACGACGAAGCTTACAGAACAAAAATGCTAAGTGCATACGAGTTCGGTCAGTATATGAATATAATGAATGGTCCAAACGGAGAAGCTGCCCAGCCAAGTCAAAACAGGTTCTTCACTCCAGATGAATTGGATCGTTTTAAAAGAATCAATTACGATTGGCTTGATCCGGTTTGGAAGTCAGCTTACAATACCCGTCACTCACTTAACGTAAGTGGTGGTGTAGATAAAGCAACTTTCTTTGCTAACGTTTCTTATTATGCACAAAATGGTAACCTTAGCACGCTTGACTTCAAAAGATGGACATACCGCGCCGGTGGTGATGTAAGAATCGGTAACTCAGTAAAAGCGGGTTTGCAGGTTGCTGGTAATTCTTCTTCAAGAGTAAAAACATTCAATAAAATAGGTGGTGAAAATGACGAGAACGACTATAGGAACTTACTATTGACTCCTCGTTATATTCCTTCTTACATAGATGGCCTTCCAGTACGTATTCCTGGTACTGATCAACTTTCTCAATATCATTTTTACGAAATAGAAAGATTGGGTAACCTGGCTGCAGACAAAGACAGGGCACTAAACGTGAACATGTATGTAGAGTATGAGGCGCCTTTCCTGAAAGGATTGAAAGGTCGTGTGAACTTTGGTAAAAACTTTGGCTTCAACAATGGTTCACAAATAGGTACACAATATCGTCTGTATAACTTTGTTGGATCTGGTACTAACCGTCACATTCTTGACAGTGGCGCAACATTGCCTGCTACCAATGCTTCACAACTTTTCTCTAACGGTAACAGGCTGTACTACTCAAACAACAACAGCGAAAACTACCAGTTAAACTTCATGGCTAACTATGCTCGCCAGTTTGGTAAGCACAGCGTTAGTGGTTTGTTCTCTGTAGAAAAATCAGAGGCTTCAAACTACCAGCAGGATGTTTGGAGAGACCAGCCGATACCAAGCACCAATGGCCAGTTCAATACTGCATTCGGTACTATTGATGGTAGAACGTCTGGAAATGAATCTGGTTCACTAGGATATATTGGTCGTGTTAACTATGCATACGATGATAAGTATCTTGCCGAGATCCTATTCCGCAGTGATGCATCTACAAGATTTGCTCCTGAAAACTACTGGGGTAACTTCTACTCTACCTCATTAGGTTATGTTATTTCAAAAGAAAAGTGGTTCAACATTCCTGCTATTGATTTCCTTAAACTACGTTACTCTTTTGGTAAGCTTGGCGCTGATAATACAAGGCCATGGCAGTGGAGACAGCGTTATACCTTCCAGAACAATGGAGGTACATTTGGTGGTACATCAGTAGGTGCCATGTCTCCTGGTATGCGTATGGAAGTGGCTCCTAACCGCAACGCTACATGGAGTGAAGAATACAAGAACAACCTGGGTGTAGACGCGAAATTCTTCCGTTCAAGAATGTCAGTTACCATGGAAGGCTTCTATAACAAAGGCCGCAACATGCTGATTGAAAGAACTGAAGCTGTGCCTGTAACCGTTGGTGGTAGCGTCGCTTCTGAAAACTATGCAGCTGTAGATTTCTTCGGTTATGAACTAGGTCTTGGCTGGAACGATAAAATTGGCAGAGACTTCAGGTGGAGCATTGATACACGTTTCTCATGGTACGACAACATTGCTCACAAAGACAACTTCTCACCAACTGCTGATCGCTTTCCTTGGGTAAGAGGTCCTGGTCAATCAAGAGATAATGGTAAGTGGGGTTACGACTACCTTGGTATGTTCAAAACTCCTGAGGATGTACAGGCTTACATTGCTAAGCATGGCATCACCCAGGTATTTGGTACACCAGCAAGCCAGCTGAAGCCAGGTATGCTTTACTACCGTGATGTAAGGGGACCTGCTATTCAAAATCCTGACGGTAGCTGGACATTCGCTGGTCCTGATGGAATTATTGATGAGAACGACCAGATCCAACTGGCAAAGAGAGTTAACAACAACTATGGTTTTGGTGTAACACTTAGAGCTAGCTATAAAGGAGTTTCACTGGACGCTGTTATAGCAGGATCATGGGGTGGTTATGCTGAGGTAGACGGTAATGCTCGTAAGAAAATGAACAACGACATCAGCCGTAACTTCCAAAGCAGGCCAGCTATCTGGAACAACATTTACGATCCGGAACTGAACCCTACAGGTACAATGCCTAACCCACATTGGGAAGCAATCAGCCTGAGCCCAACTTCTGATTTCTGGAGAGTAAGCTCTTTCAGAGCAAGAGTAAGAAACATTAACCTAAACTATAGCCTTTCAAGAAGCGTAGCACAAATGCTTCATGTAAGCAGCGCAAGAGTTGTTCTTACAGCGCTAAACCCTTTCAACCTGGCTAATCCGTACACATACAAAGACTCAGAAGGTCCTTATGACATCTTCCCAACTTTGAGGACGTATTCAGTTGGTGTGAACGTAACATTCTAA
- a CDS encoding CaiB/BaiF CoA transferase family protein translates to MNKLPLDGLVVLDFSQYLSGPSAALRLADLGARVIKVERPKVGDAGRNLAIKNLWVDDSSLLFHTINRNKESFAANLKDADDLILIKKLIKKADVMIHNFRPGVMEKVGLGYEDVEAINPRIVYGEITGYGKQGPWKNRPGQDLLLQSLTGLAYTSGNDYHDPVPFGLAIADSLCGAQLVQGILGSLIRRAKTGKGALIELSLMESLLDFQFELLTTYHTSGRLPKRSGINNGHPLLSAPYGIYKTTDGYIAVAMASLDVLATAINCEALKAFSQEEAFCKRDEIKMIISHCLRNDSSAYWLEKLHAQNLWAMEVLDWKRLTEHEAYRCLQMEQTLNAANGKKIITTRCPIRFNGERIFSDRPAPQLGEDNEKIMNEILNHTQDEAIAGYCSR, encoded by the coding sequence ATGAATAAGTTGCCATTAGATGGTTTGGTTGTGTTGGATTTCAGCCAGTATTTGTCAGGTCCGTCGGCCGCACTGCGACTTGCCGACCTGGGTGCAAGAGTGATAAAAGTAGAGCGTCCTAAAGTAGGTGATGCAGGACGTAATCTTGCTATAAAAAACCTTTGGGTTGATGATAGCAGTTTGTTGTTTCACACCATCAACAGGAACAAAGAAAGCTTTGCTGCAAATCTTAAAGATGCAGATGATCTAATACTGATAAAAAAGCTGATAAAGAAGGCGGATGTAATGATCCACAACTTTCGCCCGGGTGTAATGGAGAAAGTAGGTTTAGGATATGAAGATGTAGAGGCCATCAACCCGCGAATAGTTTATGGCGAAATAACAGGCTATGGCAAACAAGGCCCATGGAAAAACAGGCCAGGACAAGACCTGTTGCTGCAGTCGCTGACCGGTTTAGCCTATACAAGTGGAAACGATTATCACGATCCTGTTCCCTTTGGATTAGCCATTGCTGACAGCCTTTGCGGCGCACAATTAGTGCAAGGCATCTTAGGTTCTCTTATTCGTCGTGCAAAGACAGGTAAAGGAGCTTTAATAGAACTGAGCCTGATGGAGTCGCTCCTAGATTTCCAGTTTGAATTGCTGACTACCTATCATACAAGTGGCCGCTTACCTAAGCGAAGCGGTATCAATAACGGTCATCCATTGTTAAGTGCTCCTTATGGTATTTATAAAACCACTGATGGTTATATAGCTGTTGCAATGGCTTCGCTTGATGTATTGGCGACAGCTATTAATTGCGAAGCGCTCAAAGCATTTAGCCAGGAAGAAGCTTTCTGCAAGCGGGACGAGATCAAGATGATCATCTCTCATTGCCTGCGCAACGATTCTTCTGCTTACTGGCTTGAAAAGCTACATGCGCAAAATTTGTGGGCAATGGAAGTACTGGATTGGAAGCGCCTTACAGAACATGAAGCGTATCGCTGCCTGCAAATGGAACAAACACTTAATGCAGCAAATGGCAAGAAGATAATTACAACAAGATGCCCTATACGTTTTAACGGAGAGCGAATATTTTCAGACAGGCCGGCCCCGCAACTAGGAGAGGATAATGAAAAGATCATGAATGAAATTTTAAACCACACGCAGGATGAAGCCATTGCAGGATATTGTAGTCGTTGA
- a CDS encoding Gfo/Idh/MocA family protein gives MINVSFSSPSPKTSKPIYIIGAGGIVNEAHLPAYKLAGFTVAGIYDINVEKAKATADKHGISKVFSSLQEMIAHASSDTVYDVALPGSALVEVLEQLPHGAAVLMQKPMGNDLAEAKRILAITREKKMIAAVNFQLRYAPFINAARDMIVQGLIGELVDIEVNENVYTPWHKWDFLFSLPRVEILYHSIHFVDVIRSFMGNPTSVYAKTIKHPLMNELASVRSNIILDYGDRIRANILTNHTHQFGLHNQQSYIMFEGTRGAIKIRMGLLMAYPEGVPDVFEYVLLEEGSEPVWKTLEIDGKWFPHAFIGSMAQVILAAEGTIQQPCNSVEDCIYTMACVEAAYTSSEKGGTPLEKI, from the coding sequence ATGATCAACGTTAGCTTCAGTTCGCCTTCGCCAAAGACTTCGAAACCTATTTACATTATTGGTGCAGGAGGCATAGTGAACGAAGCGCATTTGCCTGCTTATAAACTGGCAGGCTTTACGGTAGCAGGTATTTACGACATCAATGTAGAGAAGGCAAAAGCAACAGCTGATAAACACGGCATATCAAAAGTCTTTTCAAGTCTCCAGGAAATGATAGCACACGCTTCGTCGGATACCGTTTACGATGTTGCTTTGCCCGGATCAGCTTTGGTAGAAGTACTGGAACAGTTACCTCATGGAGCTGCAGTACTTATGCAAAAGCCTATGGGTAATGATCTTGCTGAGGCCAAAAGAATATTGGCAATAACAAGAGAAAAGAAGATGATAGCTGCTGTCAACTTCCAGCTGCGATATGCTCCATTCATTAATGCAGCGCGTGATATGATAGTGCAAGGACTGATAGGCGAATTGGTGGATATAGAAGTGAATGAAAACGTTTATACGCCATGGCATAAATGGGATTTTCTTTTTTCACTGCCTCGTGTAGAGATACTCTATCACAGCATTCATTTTGTTGACGTGATCAGGAGCTTTATGGGAAACCCAACTTCTGTTTATGCTAAAACCATAAAGCATCCATTGATGAATGAACTGGCTTCAGTTCGTTCTAATATTATCCTGGATTATGGTGATCGTATAAGAGCAAACATATTAACCAACCACACACACCAGTTTGGTTTACACAACCAGCAGTCGTATATAATGTTTGAAGGCACTCGAGGTGCTATAAAAATCAGGATGGGTTTGCTGATGGCTTATCCTGAAGGTGTACCTGATGTTTTTGAATATGTATTGCTGGAAGAGGGAAGCGAACCTGTTTGGAAGACATTGGAGATAGATGGCAAGTGGTTTCCTCATGCCTTCATAGGTAGTATGGCCCAGGTAATCCTGGCAGCGGAGGGTACCATACAACAGCCGTGCAACTCTGTAGAAGATTGCATTTACACGATGGCTTGTGTAGAAGCCGCCTATACTTCTAGTGAAAAGGGCGGTACGCCATTGGAGAAAATATAA
- a CDS encoding L-rhamnose/proton symporter RhaT, with translation MDVITGVLLHAIGATSAALCYTPQKKVVRWSWQTYWLAQAFICWLLLPIVVALITIPNIAQVLSEAPTSAMVRSFALGAAYGVGGTAFGLAIRYLGFSLTYAISVGISCVLGTLLPPFIRGELNTIVSRYGAEWIMYGIAIGVLGIILCGSAGRLKEKDISNQQDDTSFSFAKGLPLSIMAGVLSAFYGFALDQGQPIADVAAKYGAGNLQGNVIYIFSNTGAFITTLIYCLYLHKKHRTAHEYTSVGGGKQRLLTFNYALAILTGFLWYGQFFFYGLGHVRMGTYQFSSWAIHMIMLVLFSAVAGLLMREWSRVQKRTAFVLALALLVLIAAVLTLTYGNYLGSVPAAH, from the coding sequence ATGGATGTTATTACAGGAGTGCTACTGCATGCCATCGGGGCAACGTCTGCTGCGCTATGCTATACGCCGCAAAAGAAAGTTGTACGATGGTCGTGGCAAACGTATTGGCTTGCGCAGGCTTTTATCTGCTGGCTGTTGTTACCGATTGTTGTTGCACTCATCACTATTCCCAATATTGCACAAGTACTTAGCGAAGCGCCAACCAGTGCTATGGTAAGATCTTTTGCTCTTGGTGCCGCGTATGGTGTTGGAGGTACAGCATTTGGTCTTGCTATTCGTTATCTAGGCTTTTCACTTACATATGCTATTTCTGTAGGTATATCGTGTGTACTGGGTACACTGCTACCACCATTTATTCGCGGCGAGTTGAATACTATTGTTAGCAGGTATGGCGCCGAGTGGATCATGTATGGTATAGCAATAGGAGTACTGGGAATTATACTGTGCGGCTCTGCAGGCAGGCTAAAAGAAAAAGATATTTCAAACCAACAGGACGATACTTCTTTTTCATTTGCAAAAGGATTACCGTTAAGTATAATGGCAGGTGTGCTCTCTGCATTTTATGGTTTTGCATTAGACCAGGGACAACCCATTGCTGATGTTGCAGCCAAATATGGCGCAGGAAACTTGCAAGGAAATGTGATCTATATTTTCTCCAATACAGGTGCATTTATTACTACACTCATTTACTGTCTTTACTTGCATAAAAAACATCGTACAGCTCACGAGTATACCTCTGTTGGTGGTGGAAAGCAGCGGTTGCTGACCTTCAATTATGCACTTGCTATTCTTACAGGCTTCTTATGGTATGGGCAATTTTTCTTCTATGGCCTTGGACATGTGCGAATGGGTACTTACCAATTTAGTAGCTGGGCTATTCACATGATCATGCTGGTATTATTTAGTGCAGTAGCAGGATTGCTCATGCGTGAATGGAGCCGCGTGCAAAAGCGAACAGCATTCGTGTTGGCGCTTGCGCTGCTGGTACTTATTGCTGCAGTACTCACACTTACTTATGGCAATTATTTAGGCAGTGTACCTGCGGCCCATTAG
- a CDS encoding DUF3826 domain-containing protein: MPVKIMIAVLLFISFAAVAQEKQTLSPSEQEAAYTKVVTERAQKIVVTLGINDSQKALRVRDLIANQYKNLNAIHDERNGQVKQLKSSGAGKEQIDAMVKAAEEKANVSLGKLHTTYLSALSNELTSQQVEQVKDGMTYNVVNITYKGYQDMIPTLTEVQKKKIYDWLVEARELAMDAESSEKKHGWFGKYKGRINNYLSAEGYDLRKEGEEWQKRIKAKANQ, from the coding sequence ATGCCAGTTAAAATTATGATTGCCGTGCTGCTCTTTATCTCCTTTGCAGCAGTAGCCCAGGAAAAGCAAACTCTTTCCCCCAGCGAGCAGGAAGCCGCTTATACAAAAGTTGTTACCGAGCGAGCTCAAAAGATTGTTGTTACATTAGGCATCAATGATTCTCAAAAAGCACTAAGAGTTCGCGATCTGATCGCCAACCAGTATAAGAACCTAAATGCGATTCACGACGAAAGAAATGGGCAGGTAAAGCAGCTTAAATCTTCAGGTGCCGGCAAAGAGCAAATAGATGCAATGGTGAAAGCAGCAGAGGAAAAAGCAAATGTGTCATTGGGAAAACTTCATACAACATATTTATCTGCATTGTCAAATGAACTTACTTCACAGCAAGTAGAGCAGGTAAAAGATGGAATGACTTATAATGTAGTTAATATAACCTACAAAGGTTACCAGGATATGATCCCTACGCTTACGGAAGTTCAAAAGAAAAAGATCTACGACTGGTTAGTTGAGGCAAGAGAGCTTGCAATGGATGCGGAGTCTTCTGAGAAAAAACACGGATGGTTTGGAAAATATAAAGGCAGAATAAATAATTATTTATCTGCTGAAGGTTATGACCTGAGAAAGGAAGGGGAAGAGTGGCAGAAGCGGATAAAAGCTAAGGCCAACCAATAA
- a CDS encoding amidohydrolase family protein, with product MPLPIIDTHVHVWDFDHAEYEWLNGDTSILNRTYKIEELSAIRAEAGVSHGVLVQAANNFEDTDWMLHVSSTTDWISGVVGWVPLVDPHHAGRALEKYMQNPYFKGIRHLIHNEADDQWLLQHTVVESLQLLEHYGLPYDVVGINTRHIETALKVAEKVPGLKMVFDHLNQPPIAAKQLYGEWGEMMAVAAQHPNFYAKISGLCTASGNFTGWTKDDLAPYINFALQHFGAHRCFCGGDWPVSLLAGSYTHTWHAYQDILSNLLSEDELRKVYFDNAKDFYRI from the coding sequence ATGCCGCTACCTATAATAGATACCCATGTTCATGTTTGGGATTTTGACCATGCAGAATATGAATGGCTGAATGGTGATACATCTATTCTCAACCGTACATACAAGATCGAAGAACTGTCTGCCATTCGTGCAGAAGCTGGTGTTAGCCACGGTGTACTGGTACAAGCCGCCAATAACTTTGAAGATACAGACTGGATGCTGCACGTGTCATCTACTACCGATTGGATAAGTGGTGTAGTCGGTTGGGTGCCGCTGGTTGATCCACACCATGCAGGGCGTGCTTTAGAGAAGTACATGCAAAACCCTTACTTCAAGGGCATTCGACATCTTATACATAACGAGGCGGATGACCAGTGGCTGTTGCAGCATACTGTTGTTGAAAGTTTGCAATTACTGGAGCATTATGGGCTTCCTTACGATGTGGTAGGTATCAATACACGGCACATTGAAACTGCACTAAAGGTGGCAGAAAAAGTACCGGGATTGAAGATGGTATTTGATCACCTGAACCAGCCACCGATTGCTGCTAAACAACTTTATGGTGAGTGGGGTGAAATGATGGCAGTAGCTGCACAACATCCAAACTTCTATGCAAAAATTTCTGGTCTTTGTACAGCTTCAGGTAACTTCACCGGCTGGACGAAGGACGATCTTGCACCTTATATCAATTTTGCTTTACAACATTTTGGCGCGCATCGCTGCTTCTGCGGAGGCGACTGGCCTGTTTCATTATTAGCCGGTAGCTATACGCACACATGGCATGCATACCAGGATATACTAAGCAACCTGCTAAGCGAGGATGAACTAAGGAAAGTCTACTTCGACAATGCCAAAGACTTTTACAGAATTTAA
- a CDS encoding CaiB/BaiF CoA transferase family protein — translation MKPLQDIVVVDFSQFLSGPSAALRLADMGAQVIKIERPGTGDICRQLYVSDIMIEGESTIFHAINRNKQSYAADLKKQDDLEKVKQILAKADVMLHNFRPGVMERIGLDYATVKAINPNIVYAEVTGYGSEGPWKDLPGQDLLLQAVSGVTWLTNNNQDDPTPMGVAVVDILAGTHVAQGILAALYKKAMTGEGSSVQVSMLESILDFQFEVLTCYYNDGKQLPVRSSVNNGHAYISAPYGIYKTTDGFLSLAMGNILALAELLGCVGLKKYVDSADWFTKRDEIKEVLAQHLATNSTDHWLAILEPADIWCAKVMNYEHLMQEMAYKTLNMELKVKTSNGLSIKTTRCPIRIDGEFFTSEVGAPLLGEHNLQIEKQFGLIS, via the coding sequence ATGAAGCCATTGCAGGATATTGTAGTCGTTGATTTTAGCCAGTTTTTATCTGGCCCTTCTGCTGCGCTTCGCCTTGCAGACATGGGTGCGCAAGTGATAAAAATTGAACGGCCAGGTACAGGTGATATATGCAGGCAGCTGTATGTATCAGACATAATGATAGAAGGCGAGTCTACCATTTTTCACGCTATCAATCGTAACAAGCAGAGTTATGCTGCTGACCTAAAGAAGCAGGATGATCTTGAAAAAGTAAAGCAGATATTGGCTAAGGCTGATGTTATGCTGCACAACTTCAGGCCGGGTGTAATGGAGCGGATAGGCCTTGATTATGCAACTGTAAAAGCCATCAATCCAAACATTGTTTATGCTGAAGTAACCGGCTATGGCTCGGAAGGTCCCTGGAAGGATCTACCGGGGCAAGACCTTTTACTTCAAGCAGTATCAGGTGTTACGTGGCTTACCAATAATAACCAGGACGATCCTACACCAATGGGTGTAGCAGTTGTAGATATCCTTGCAGGCACACATGTGGCGCAGGGTATATTGGCTGCGCTTTATAAAAAAGCAATGACAGGCGAAGGATCTTCGGTACAGGTGAGTATGTTGGAAAGCATTCTTGATTTCCAGTTCGAAGTGCTTACCTGCTATTACAACGATGGTAAGCAACTACCGGTAAGAAGTTCGGTTAATAATGGGCACGCGTATATTTCTGCTCCCTATGGTATCTATAAAACCACCGACGGCTTTCTTTCTTTAGCTATGGGAAATATATTGGCGCTTGCTGAATTGCTTGGTTGTGTTGGGTTGAAAAAATACGTGGACAGTGCTGATTGGTTTACCAAGCGCGATGAGATAAAAGAAGTGTTGGCTCAGCATCTTGCCACCAATTCCACTGATCATTGGCTTGCTATCTTAGAGCCGGCAGACATATGGTGTGCTAAGGTGATGAACTACGAACACCTGATGCAGGAGATGGCTTACAAAACGCTGAACATGGAGTTGAAGGTGAAGACGAGCAATGGCTTGTCAATCAAGACTACGCGATGTCCTATCCGTATTGATGGAGAATTCTTTACTTCTGAAGTAGGAGCGCCGCTGCTTGGCGAACACAACCTGCAGATAGAAAAACAATTTGGATTAATTTCCTAA